Proteins from a single region of Bacteroidales bacterium:
- a CDS encoding fumarate reductase/succinate dehydrogenase flavoprotein subunit, whose amino-acid sequence MSILNSKIPDGPLSEKWTKHKNTIKLVNPANKKKLDIIVVGTGLAGASAAASLGELGYNVKVFCYQDSSRRAHSVAAQGGINAAKNYKNDGDSVYRLFYDMIKGGDYRAREANVYRAAEVSNNVIDHYTALGVPFAREYGGLLDNRSFGGVQVSRTFYAKGQTGQQCLLGSYSSLSRQVSTGKVTMYDRHEMLDLVIIDGKARGIITRNLITGEIGRHSAHAVVLATGGYGTVYYLSTLAVNSNATAAWRAHKKGAFFGNPSFVQIHPTSIPVLNEYQSKLTLMSESLRNDGRIWVPKKENDKRPANEIPEEERDYYLERRYPAFGNLVPRDVASRAAKERCDAGYGVGDTGLSVFLDFKDAINKQGKAAIENKYGNLFEMYEKITGINPYERPMRIYPAGHYTMGGLWVDYNLMTTVPGLYAIGEANFSDHGANRLGASSLMQCAGDGYFIVPYTIGDYLADEIRTPKISTELPEFEEVEKTAKEKINKLLSVNGTKNAGSFHKRLGNIMWNYCGMSRNEEGLKKALVEIDELEKEFWKDVKVSGTNDELNQELEKAGRVAEFFEIAKLMCSDAINRKESCGAHFREESQTPGGEAQRIDEKYSYVAAWEYKGKDKPYQLHKEELKFEFVEVKVRSYK is encoded by the coding sequence TATAATGTTAAAGTTTTTTGTTATCAGGATTCTTCAAGAAGAGCACACTCCGTTGCTGCACAAGGGGGAATAAATGCAGCAAAAAACTATAAAAACGATGGTGATAGTGTTTACCGCCTTTTTTATGATATGATAAAAGGTGGTGATTATCGCGCAAGGGAAGCAAATGTATATAGAGCTGCCGAAGTTAGCAATAATGTGATTGACCATTATACAGCACTGGGCGTTCCGTTTGCACGTGAATATGGTGGTTTGCTTGATAATCGTTCTTTTGGCGGAGTACAGGTGTCAAGAACATTTTATGCCAAAGGTCAAACAGGTCAGCAATGTTTATTAGGCTCATATTCTTCTCTTTCAAGACAAGTCAGTACAGGCAAAGTTACTATGTATGACCGCCATGAAATGTTAGACCTTGTAATTATTGACGGAAAAGCACGTGGTATAATAACAAGGAATCTTATTACCGGAGAAATCGGTCGTCATTCTGCTCATGCTGTTGTACTTGCAACAGGTGGTTATGGAACTGTTTATTATCTTTCAACTCTTGCGGTAAACTCAAATGCAACAGCAGCATGGAGAGCACATAAAAAAGGTGCTTTTTTTGGAAATCCGAGTTTTGTGCAGATACATCCGACAAGTATTCCTGTCCTGAACGAATATCAGTCAAAGTTGACCTTGATGTCGGAATCATTAAGAAACGATGGAAGAATATGGGTGCCAAAGAAAGAAAATGACAAAAGACCAGCAAATGAAATTCCGGAAGAAGAAAGAGATTACTATTTGGAAAGAAGATATCCCGCATTTGGAAACTTAGTGCCAAGAGATGTTGCATCAAGAGCAGCAAAAGAAAGATGTGATGCAGGTTACGGTGTTGGTGATACCGGACTTTCGGTTTTTCTTGATTTTAAAGATGCAATAAATAAACAAGGCAAAGCAGCTATTGAAAATAAATATGGTAACCTTTTCGAGATGTATGAAAAAATTACCGGCATTAATCCTTATGAACGACCTATGAGGATTTATCCTGCAGGGCATTATACAATGGGCGGACTTTGGGTAGATTATAATTTGATGACCACAGTTCCCGGACTTTATGCAATTGGCGAAGCAAATTTCTCAGACCACGGTGCAAACCGTCTTGGAGCCAGTTCATTGATGCAATGTGCAGGAGATGGTTATTTTATTGTCCCTTATACAATTGGAGATTATCTTGCTGATGAAATCAGAACTCCAAAAATATCAACCGAGCTGCCTGAATTTGAAGAAGTTGAAAAAACGGCAAAAGAAAAAATAAACAAACTATTATCTGTAAACGGGACAAAAAATGCAGGTTCATTTCATAAAAGGCTCGGAAATATTATGTGGAATTATTGTGGTATGTCAAGAAATGAAGAAGGATTGAAAAAAGCATTGGTTGAAATAGACGAACTGGAAAAAGAGTTCTGGAAAGATGTTAAAGTTTCGGGAACAAACGATGAACTTAACCAGGAACTTGAAAAAGCAGGAAGGGTAGCTGAGTTTTTTGAAATAGCAAAACTAATGTGTAGCGATGCTATTAACAGAAAAGAATCGTGTGGTGCACATTTCAGAGAAGAAAGCCAAACTCCAGGAGGTGAAGCACAACGAATAGACGAAAAATATTCTTATGTTGCTGCTTGGGAATATAAAGGAAAAGATAAACCCTATCAACTTCACAAAGAAGAACTAAAATTTGAATTTGTTGAAGTAAAAGTACGAAGCTATAAATAA
- a CDS encoding succinate dehydrogenase/fumarate reductase iron-sulfur subunit, translating to MKITLKIWRQKNAKAKGKFVEYKLDDASPEMSFPEMLDALNKKLVESGDEPVAFDHDCREGICGCCSLFINGRPHGPGQKTTTCELHLREFKDGETITIEPWRSGAFPVIKDLIIDRKAFDKIIEAGGFISVNAGSASEANSIPVVKKNADRAFDTASCIGCGACVAACKNSSAMLFVSAKVTQFAMYPQGKIEAPQRAKAMLAKMDELGFGSCTNTGACEAECPKGISIENIAKLNREFLCANITES from the coding sequence ATGAAAATTACACTAAAAATATGGAGACAAAAAAATGCCAAAGCAAAAGGTAAATTTGTCGAATATAAATTAGATGATGCTTCTCCTGAAATGTCATTCCCCGAAATGTTAGACGCATTAAACAAAAAACTTGTTGAATCCGGTGATGAGCCGGTTGCTTTCGACCATGACTGCCGCGAAGGTATTTGTGGCTGCTGTAGCCTTTTTATAAACGGAAGACCACATGGTCCCGGACAAAAAACCACTACATGCGAATTACATTTAAGAGAGTTTAAAGACGGTGAAACAATCACAATTGAACCATGGAGATCAGGAGCTTTTCCTGTTATAAAAGACCTTATTATTGACAGAAAAGCATTCGACAAAATTATTGAAGCCGGCGGTTTTATTTCTGTTAATGCAGGCTCAGCATCAGAAGCTAATTCAATACCTGTTGTTAAGAAAAATGCTGACAGAGCTTTCGACACAGCTTCGTGTATTGGTTGTGGTGCTTGTGTTGCTGCATGTAAAAATTCATCTGCAATGCTTTTTGTATCTGCAAAAGTTACCCAGTTTGCTATGTATCCACAAGGAAAAATTGAAGCCCCACAAAGGGCGAAAGCTATGCTTGCAAAAATGGACGAACTTGGTTTTGGCAGTTGTACAAATACCGGAGCTTGCGAAGCAGAATGCCCCAAAGGAATTTCAATTGAGAATA